The following are encoded together in the Takifugu flavidus isolate HTHZ2018 chromosome 22, ASM371156v2, whole genome shotgun sequence genome:
- the mdm2 gene encoding E3 ubiquitin-protein ligase Mdm2 yields the protein MSADRELSTDASDDNKLVRPNVEFHRLLQHAGAIKDVFTMKEVMFYLGQYIIQKQLYDQKQQHIVHCSHDELGRVLGVDSFSVKEPRVLFAMIMKNLVAVKNPESSSQSDSNTDDQREKSEEAAGCSSPDRRSRRRRRRRSCRSSDPGPSHNVDNEGNEESEDEEEGDVRKRRRSDSYSLTFDDSLSWCVIGGLGGGRDRHSSQSSDSHSTSVRSEVTLADPDSDSDNFSVEFEVESIASDDYNEDDASVSADDQVYEVTIFEAEDEDSFDEDTEITEADYWRCVKCDELNPPLPRNCLRCWTLRRDWLPEELSKSASPSPKALPPKPNDQSAANEAPGSDLETDGVDLPDGKNAKTLPSSQCLSDSTLSVPDSSQDLCSSSQDLCSSSQPASSSSQLFPSSLDSQEPASTSPAGDPASATPELERSVSAEWRLPDSCLDPCLICQSRPKNGCIVHGRTGHLISCYVCARKLKKRNKLCPVCRMPIQSVILTYLS from the exons ATGTCAGCTGACAGAGAGCTCAGCACAGACGCCTCCGACGACAACAAGCTG GTTCGACCCAATGTGGAGTTCCACCGTTTGCTTCAACACGCTGGAGCCATCAAAGACGTTTTCACCATGAAGGAG GTGATGTTCTACCTGGGCCAGTACATCATCCAGAAGCAGCTGTACgatcagaagcagcagcacattgTCCACTGCTCCCACGACGAACTGGGCCGGGTGCTGGGAGTCGACAGCTTCTCCGTCAAAGAGCCACG AGTTTTGTTTGCGATGATCATGAAGAACCTCGTGGCTGTGAAGAACCCAG AGTCATCGAGCCAAAGCGACTCAAATACAGATGACCAGAGAGAGAAGTCGGAG gaggcagcaggctgTTCTTCACCAGACAGGAGGAGCCGGCGacgccggaggaggaggagctgcaggagcagcgaTCCAG GTCCCTCCCACAACGTTGACAATGAAGGCAACGAGGAGagtgaggacgaggaggaaggagatgtCAGGAAGCGGAGGAGATCTGACAGCTACTCGCTGACGTTTGACGACAGCCTGTCCTGGTGTGTGATTGGTGGACTGGGAGGTGGGCGGGACAGACACAGCAGCCAATCCTCCGACTCTCACAGCACG tctgtgaggtcagaggtcaccctcGCAGATCCAGACTCGGACAGCGACAACTTCAGCGTCGAGTTCGAGGTGGAGTCCATCGCCTCAGACGACTACAATGAAGACGACGCCTCGGTGTCAGCAGACGATCAG GTGTATGAGGTCACCATCTTCGAGGCTGAGGATGAAGACTCCTTCGATGAAGACACGGAGATCACCGAGGCT GATTATTGGCGATGTGTCAAGTGCGACGAGttgaacccccccctccccagaaacTGCCTGCGCTGCTGGACGCTACGCCGCGATTGGCTACCCGAAGAGCTCTCCAAATCTGCCTCGCCGAGTCCCAAAGCCCTCCCCCCTAAACCAAACGACCAATCGGCAGCCAACGAAGCTCCCG GTTCTGATTTGGAGACCGACGGCGTGGATCTTCCAGATGGGAAAAATGCCAAAACGCTACCGTCTTCACAGTGCCTGTCAGACTCCACGCTCTCTGTTCCTGACTCCTCCCAGGATCTttgctcctcctcccaggatCTTTGCTCGTCCTCACAGCCAGCGTCCTCATCCTCGCagctcttcccctcctctctcgaCTCGCAGGAACCGGCGTCGACATCCCCCGCCGGCGACCCAGCCTCCGCCACCCCCGAGCTGGAGCGCAGCGTGTCAGCGGAGTGGCGGCTGCCCGACTCTTGCCTGGACCCGTGTCTCATTTGTCAGTCGCGGCCGAAGAACGGCTGCATCGTCCATGGGCGAACTGGACACCTCATTTCCTGCTATGTCTGCGccaggaagctgaagaagaggaacaaatTGTGTCCGGTGTGCAGGATGCCGATACAGTCGGTCATCCTCACCTACCTCAGCTGA